One stretch of Siphonobacter curvatus DNA includes these proteins:
- the recO gene encoding DNA repair protein RecO, whose translation MLQKTRGLVLNYLRYRETSIIVKIYTEEFGLQTYIENGVRSSKGKNKIALFQPLTLLDLVVYFKESAGIQRISELKVNHPYQSIPFDVTKSTIALFITEILGKTLKEESSNPSLFGFLRESLLWLDQATTGYENFHVWFLLRFSFYLGFEPQSAQQLSQELTDAGYRVYDEEALSRLDDLRTDPDTKVSRSIRNYLLEILLKFYELHVDGMGEVRSLEVLRTIFS comes from the coding sequence ATGCTTCAGAAAACCCGGGGTTTAGTACTCAATTACCTGCGTTACCGCGAAACGTCCATCATCGTTAAAATTTATACGGAAGAGTTTGGTCTGCAGACGTACATCGAAAATGGCGTTCGGAGTAGTAAAGGCAAAAACAAAATTGCCCTTTTCCAACCCCTTACCCTGCTCGATCTAGTCGTGTACTTTAAAGAAAGTGCGGGCATTCAACGCATTTCGGAACTCAAGGTCAATCATCCGTACCAGAGTATTCCGTTCGATGTGACCAAGTCGACCATTGCGTTATTTATTACCGAGATTCTGGGCAAGACTCTGAAGGAAGAAAGTAGTAATCCATCCTTGTTTGGCTTTTTACGGGAAAGTCTCCTTTGGCTCGATCAGGCAACCACCGGGTATGAAAACTTCCACGTCTGGTTCCTGCTTCGGTTTAGTTTTTACCTGGGTTTTGAACCCCAATCCGCCCAGCAATTAAGTCAGGAGCTAACCGACGCCGGCTATCGGGTATACGATGAAGAAGCCCTCAGCCGTCTCGATGACCTTCGAACCGATCCCGACACTAAAGTAAGCCGATCCATACGGAATTATTTGCTGGAAATTTTGTTAAAATTCTACGAGCTGCACGTGGATGGCATGGGCGAAGTG